GTGATCAGTTCCTCTTCGCCCGACCACAGCACCACGGTGCCGTCCTCTTCGACGCAGTAGTAATCATCGCCGTCCTGACAGATGGGGATCAGGTCGCGCGGCACGCCGGCGTCCCAGGCGTTCGCGGCCACCTCCGGCAGGTAGGTGTGGGACTGCGGATCGGTGACGGTCACCGGCTCCAGGCTGCCGTACACCACGTCGCTGACGGTCAGCAGGAACTCTTTGAAGACGAACGGGATGTTGATGAAGAGCTCCTCCTCGATCTCCACCAGCTGGTCTTCGTCAGGCAGTTCCAGGGGAACCGGCACGGGCTCGTTGGCTTCGCGCAGTTGTTCGATGATTTCTTCCACGTCCGGGATCCTCTTGCTTGTATGGCGCGGTTTGCATGGGGCGGTTTATACAGTAGCTCGCTATGGATGCAACCGCGAAATAGAAAACCCCGGCCTGGGCCGGGGTTTTCGGTACTGCATGGCTGACGCGCCTGGGATCAGCCGTTCTGGCGGATACCGGCCACCAGCCAAGGCTGGTTTTCGCCTTGCGGACGTTCCATGT
This Pseudomonas ekonensis DNA region includes the following protein-coding sequences:
- a CDS encoding SMI1/KNR4 family protein is translated as MEEIIEQLREANEPVPVPLELPDEDQLVEIEEELFINIPFVFKEFLLTVSDVVYGSLEPVTVTDPQSHTYLPEVAANAWDAGVPRDLIPICQDGDDYYCVEEDGTVVLWSGEEELITEESWESVWHWARDVWLES